A region of the Pseudarthrobacter sp. MM222 genome:
GCTCAGTTCGCGGGTATCACGGGCCCCCCTTACAGCCTTCCGAGTCATCGGGTGTCCTTCCGGGGGCAGTTCGTGGGGCAATGTACGCGGCTAACGGCAGCTCTTTTGCATGGGGCTGATCCGGGGCGATTACCCCTGGTCTCCCCCGCCTACCGGCAACACCACGCCGGTGATGTAGCTGGCATCGTCAGAGGCCATGAAGAGGATAGGAGCGGCCTGCTCTTCCAGCGTGCCATAGCGTTTGAGCAGCGTGCTTTCGGTGGTCTGGTCCACTATCTGCTGGTACCACACCTTTTCCTGGGCGGACTGCGCGTTGGGGTTGCGAGCGACTTTCCGCGGCGGAGCCTCGGTGCCTCCCGGTGCGGTGGCCACTACACGGATCCCTTTGGAAGCAGCTTCGAACGCCAGCGACGCGGTGAGGGCGTTGACGCCACCCTTGGACGCGGCGTACGGCACGCGGTTTATGCTGCGGGTGGCAATCGAGGAAACGTTCACGATGACCCCTGCCTGGCGCTCCGCCATGTACGGGAGCACAGCGTGGCAACACCAAAGCGTGGGGAAAAGAGAGCGCCGCACTTCAGCCTCGATCTCCTCGACCTGGTAGTGCTCGAAAGGCTTGACCCAGATTGTCCCGCCCACATTGTTGATCAGTATGTCGATCCGCCCGAACTCCGCCACGGCATAGGCCATCAGGCCTGAGGCGCCGGCATGGGTTTCCAGGTCACAGAGGAAGTACCGGGCCTGCACACCGCCGGCGGTGAGCTCGGCGCACACTTCTCTGACCAGCTCGGACCGGTCCGCCAGCACTACGGTGCCGCCCTCGGCGGCAATCTTTTGGGCCACGACGGCGCCAATCCCTTGGGCGGCGCCCGTCACCACTACAACCTTGTCAGTAAAACGCACTGTGCTGCCTCCTTTCTTGCTGGGATCTGTTGGCCTTGGTGTCTTTGGTCTTCGTCAGCTGGCGGCTTCCCGTTCCAGAGACGCCGCGGTGGTCGGTTGGATCTCGGCTTTGGGGGCGGTACTTCGCACCATCAGGGTGGCCAGACCCGCGAGGACCAGCGGCACGGCAAGTGTCATGAAGTAGCCGGAGGCACCAAATCCGGTGAGGATGATGCCGCCGAGTGCAGATCCCACGATGGAGCCCAGGCGGCCGATTCCGATACCCCAGCCGGTAGCCGTGGCGCGGAGTTGGGTGGGGTAGGCGTTGGCGATCAGGTAATTCAGTGCCAGCTGCTGGCCGCCAATGCCGAAGCCGGCCAGGCCGATAAGGATGAAGACCAGAGCAAAGTTGGAACCGGCCAGCCCCAGGCCCAGCGCGATGACAATCCCTGCCCCGAACATGACCAGCAGCAGTTTCCTGGGGTTGACCTTCGGCAGGATGATAGACAGCGGGATGGCGAAGAGGATGAACGCGCCGTTGACGGTCACGGTACCCATCGCCGCCTGAGGGCCTGCGAGCCCCAGCGTCTTGAGAGCCGTTGGCATCCACAGCAGCAGCAGGTACCAGGCAATCCAATTGAGCAGGTAGGTGGCAAAGACCGCGATGGTCACCATCCGGTATTTGGCGGAGAACAGTGCAGCGACCGAGCCGCGGCCTTCCTTCTTGTCATGGGTCACCATCACAACATCCGGGCTGACCGGGCTGCCCGAGACGGCCGCCATGATCTGGCGTGCCTGCGCGTCGGCTGCGGGAGTGCCCTTGGTGGCGAGGAAAACCGGTGATTCAGAAAGCATCTTGATGCAGACCAGCACCATGGCCAGCGGCAGCACGCCCCCAATGAGGAAGATTCCGCGCCAGCCCATAACGGGCAGCCATGCCGCGGCCACGAGCCCGCCGAGTAGCGCGCCGCCGGGAAGGCCCAGCAGCACCAATGTCATGAACGTGCCGCGGCGGGATTTGGGGCTGAACTCCGCCGTCAGGGCCAGCAGCGCCGGGGTGGCGCCGCCCATGCCGAGACCGATCAGGAAGCGCAGTACGACAATCTGCTCCAGCGACTGCGCGAAGCCACCGGCGAGCGAAAAAACGCCGAAGAGGGTCAGGGCAAGCAGGATGGTCTTCTTGCGGCCAATCCTGTCCCCGAAGGTGCCCAGGGACATTGCGCCCACGCACATGCCGACGGTGCTGGCCGTGATCACCCAGGTCATATCGGTGGCCTGCAGGCCGAAGTCTTCAGCTATTGCCGGTCCGATGAACGCAATGGACTGGGTGTCGAATCCGTCCAGCAGTGCGATCACGAAACAGAGGACGACGATGGACCATCGCCTGAATCCCATGGGCGTGTTGTCGATAACGTCCTGGACGTTGTAGGCGAGCTTAGTCACCGGTTACTCACTTTCGAATGATGTTCTGGCCCGGTGGGTCCCGGGGTGCGTGCGTGCGCGGCGGCCTGATGTTGGCAGCGCGCCATCACGGCGGTGGGGTGATGGTGTTGGCCCGGCGCATGGCCATAGGCGGCCGCTGCCCCGCGCCGGGGGCACGGCGGCCTGCGCTGCGCACGGAATTCGGCCGCCTGGACGCGGCGTCGGGGTTAGTCCTCGGGATCGAGGGTGAAGTCGTAGGTGACTTCACGGCCCTTGCCGTCGGCGCGCTCGGTGGGGGCGAGGACGAGCTCGGGCTTTACGGCCGAGGCGATGTCATCGGAGACGTGCTCGTCGCCTTCGAAGTAGAGCTGGGTGGTGATGAGCTGGTGGCCGGGGGCCGAAACCTTCAGGTGCAGGTGGGCAGGACGCCAGGCGTGCCAGCCGGCGGCTGCGATCAGGGCGCCGCAGGCACCGTCGGTTGGGATCTGGTAGGGCGCAGGCTGGATGGTGTTGATCTGGAAGTTGCCCTGGGCGTCGGCGATGATGGAGCCGCGGAGGTTCCATTCCGGCAGGCCGGGGGCGAACTGGGAGTAGAATCCGAGATCGTCGGCGTGCCACAGTTCGATCAGCGCCCCGGCGAGCGGCTGGCCGTCGACATTCTTGACCTGGCCCTGGAACAGCAGCGGTGTACCGGGTTCGTCGTCGCGCATCGGCAGGGTGGCCGGGGTGTTCTGCGAGGGAGCGTCCGGAATGTAGTACGGCCCTTCAATGCTGCCTTTGGAGCCGTGCCGGTTGGAGTTGGCGACCTCCTCGACGGAGTGCTCCACCCAGACGTCCAGGAAGAGCGGCCATTCGCCGGTCTCACCGACACTGATGAGCCAGGCCTTGAACGCGTTGTATTCGTCGTAGGTGACCTTCTCGTCCAGGACGATGTCATTGACCGCCTTGACGAGCCGTCCGGCGAGGGCGCTTACCCGTTCCTGGCTCGTACCGGCCGCGCGGTGCTTGTTCTCCCGGAAACGGGCGGTGGCCCCTGCGCCGGAAGCGGCTGCGGTGGCTTGGGTTTCCGTCGTCATGGTGACTCCTTTGTCAAAGAATGGCTGCTGGTTTCCGGGCTGCTCTGCTGCGGTCCGCTCTGGGGCCTGTAGCTCGCATCACACCGGCTGTTGCTTTCAACGGTAGGACCGGAATTCATCGAGGGGAAATACCTATTTCCGCCTGATTGAAAGCTTTTACGTCTGAATGACGGGACGGGGCCGGCGTCGCGCTACTCGACGGCGGACGGGTGCTTGGCTAGGGGCGTGACCTTGATGTCCATGTACGGGAAGAGCGGCAGGCCGGAAAGCAGGCTGTGCAGCTCGTCGTTGTCCGCGACGTCGAAGACCGAGTAATTGGAATACTCCCCCACCACCCGCCACAAATGCGCCCAGCGGCCGTCGCGCTGGAGCTGCTGGGAGTATTCGCGTTCCTCGGCCTTGATGGCATCGGCGCTTTCTTTGGGCATGTCCAGCGGAATGTTGACGTCCATACGGACCAGATACAGCATGCAATTCTCCTGGTTTGGGTCAGGGGCCGGTGCGGCCCAGGTTAGTCCTGGCGGTAGGTCCGGAGTTTGTCGGCGTCGATAGCTGCACCGACGCCGGGGACCTCGCGGACGCGGATGGCGCCGTTGGTGATTTGGAGCGGCTCGGCCAGCAGGTCGTCCGTCATGTCGAGGTAGTTGGAGAGCTCCCCGGCCCGGCGGGAGCTGGCTTCGAACGCCGCGCCAAAGGTCACGGTGGCGAGGCTGCCCACCTGCGTGTCGATCTGGTTGCCCATGGTGACGTCCACGCCCAGGCCTTCGCAGAGTCCGAGGATCTGGGCTGCCTCCGTGAAACCGCTGCGGGCCGTCTTGATGCAGATGGCGTTGCTGCCGCCTGAGAGCAACTCCCGGGAGACGTCGCCAAGGGTGGGCACGCTTTCGTCGCCGACGATCGGAATGCTTGAATGCTGGACCAGCCTGCGTCGGCCCATGGCCTCGCCGGCCTCGCACGGCTCCTCCAGCATGGACAGGCCAAGCCCCTCGGTGCGGCGGAGCACTTCCATGGCCTCGTTTGCCGTCCAGCCGCGGTTGGCATCGAGGTAGATTTCAGCGTCCTCGCCCAAGCCCTCGCGCAGCACATGGCAGGCTTCGACGTCGAGGGACAGCGGCCGCCGGCCTGTCTTGAGTTTGAAGGTGTTAATCCCGTAGGTCTCGCGGAACCGCAGCGCCTCATCCAACAGGTCGGCGGCGGGTTTGAACCCGAGCATGTGGGACACCCGCATGCTGTCCGTGAAGCCGCCGAGCAGTTTATGCACCGGGGTGCCCAGGGAGATCCCGATGAGGTCCCAGAGGGCGATGTCCAGGGCGCCTTTCGCTGTGGCGTTGTGGATAGTGCGGCGGAGCAGCCGCTGGACTTTAGAGCGGTCCAGCGGGTCAAGGCCGATCAGTTGCGGGGCAAAGACCTTGGTCACGACAGAGACGATGGAGTCCTGGGTTTCGCCGTAGGTATAGGGCCGAGGGGGCGTGTCCGCCACACCGCAGATCCCGGTGTCCGTGTGGATCCTGATCAGGACGTGCTCCGCTGAGGTGACCTCCCCGCTGGCGAATTTCAGGGGACGCGCATAGGGAATGGCATAGGGGATGGCCTCAATGCGTTCAATCTTCACGGGGTGTTTCCTTAACTGCTGCGGCTACTGGCGGTGATGGTGTCTCTGGAGGAATAATGGGCTGCTGCACGTCCGGCTGATCCGCCTGGGAGGCGGGCAGGGTGTCGAAGAGCCGAAGGAAGTTGAGGAGCAGCTTCGTCTCGCTGTTCCGGTTCCAAGCGACGGCGAGGTCGACCGGTGGCGGGTTGCGCAGCGGCCGGAAGACGACGCCTTGGAAGGAAAACATTCGGGACGTCATCGGGACCAGGGCGATGCCCATCCCCGCCGCGACGAGCGAGAGCAGGGTCGAGGTTTCCCTGGCTTCCTGGACAAGATGCGGCTGGAAGCCGGCTTTGCGGCAGGCATCCAGGGAGATGGTGCTGACGGCGGAGTAACTGGGATAGCCGATGAAGTCCTGCCCGGCAAGCTCTGACAGTTCCAGGCTGCCCTTCTCCGCAAGGGCTGAATCGGCCGGGAGGGCCGCCACCAGCTGGTCCTGCTCGAGCAGCTTAAGGGCCACTGCGCCGGAGCGCACCGGCGGGCGGAGGACGGCGACGTCGAGCCTGCCGTCCTCGAGCGCCGCCTCCATTTGGGGTGTCAGCATCTCGCCCTGGACAGTGATGCGCAGCCCCGGAAGGGTGCGACGGGCCGCTTGGACGATGCTTGGCATCAGTCGATAGGTGGCGGTTCCGGTGAACCCCACCCGGAGGACACCGGTGGCACCGGCGCCGACCTGCTGGACGTCCTCCTCGAGCGCGCCAAGCTCCTGCAGAAGCACCCTGCCACGGTCCAGCAGGACCTGCCCCGCCGGGGTGAGCTCCACCTTGCGGGTGGTGCGGATCAGGAGCGGAGTGCCGAGCTGCTCCTCCAACTGGCGGATCTGCTGGGACAGCGGCGGCTGGGCCATATGCAGGCGGAGGGCCGCGCGGCCAAAGTGTCGTTCTTCGGCCACCGCGATGAAGTACTTGAGGTGCCGCGTCTCCATTTTGCCCCCGGCGGATCGGAGCAGGCGGGGTGCCTGCTCCAATCAGCTTAGGATCCCCCATTAGTAAGGGGAAATACTTATTTTAAAGCCATTCGGACGATTTCGGTCCGAATGGCTCCCGGCGTCAGTCCAGCAGCAGCGCGGGTTCTTCCAGGATGGACGCGACGTCGGCCATGAAGCGGGCTGAGAGGTCGCCGTCCACGACACGGTGGTCGAAGGAACCGCCAAGGGTGGTGATCCAGCGCGGAATCACCTCGCCATCCAGGACCCAGGGCTTCTGCTTGATGGTGCCGAAGGCCACGATCGCGACCTCGCCGGGGTTGATGATAGGGGTGCCGGTGTCGATTCCCAGCGCCCCGATATTGGTGACGGTGAGGGTTCCGCCCTGCATCTGGGCCGGCTGGGTCTTGCCGGCGCGGGCGGTGGTGGCCAGTTCGTTCAGCGCCAGGGCCAGTTCCTTGAGCGAGAGGTCCTGGGCGTTCTTGATGTTCGGCACCATGAGGCCGCGGGGCGTGGCGGCGGCGATGCCGAGGTTCATGAAGTGCTTGACCTGGATCTCGGCCGAATCGCTGCCTTCCGGGTTGTCCACCCAGGTGGCATTGACGCTGGGGTTGCGGGCCGCTGCCCAGATAACCGCCTTGGCGAGAATCAGTAGCGGCGAGACCTTGATGCCCTCGAAGTCCCGCGAGGCCTTCAGCCGCTTCACGAATTCCATCGTGCGGCTCGCGTCGACGTCCACGAAAATGCTCACATGCGGGGCGGAAAAGGCAGACTCGACCATGGCCTTGGCTGTGGCCTTGCGGACGCCCTTGACCGGGATCCGCTCAATCCGCTGATCCTGCGGGCGGCCGGTCTTGCCCCAGAAACTGTCGGCCTTGTCCACTTCGGCGTCGCGCTGGGCCTGGTAGCTGACCAGGTCCTCGCGGGTAACCTCGCCGCGGGCGCCGGTGGGGACCACATCGGACAGGTCGATGCCCAGATCGCGGGCGATCTTGCGGACGGGCGGCTTGGCGAGGACCCGGTTGACGAGGCCGGTGATGGCACCGCCGAGGGTGGGCCGCGGGTCGATGCCCTCGGCCGGAACGGCGAGTTGGGCCGGGCTGACGGGCGCGGCCGCAGGACCGGATCCGGCCGTTGCGGGTGCCGGAGCCGGAGGCTTGGGCGCCGGCGTCGAGGACACCCGGCGGCGGCGCTTCGCGGCGTCGGCCTTCGGTCCGGACCCCACCAGGGGCCCGCCGGCCGGGCGCCCGGCCGGCTCGCCGGCATCGGGGGCGTCTTCTTCCAACTTCCCGTACAGGGGCTGGTCAACAACAGGCGCCGCCGCCGGGGCGGCAGGGGCGGTCCCGGCGTCGGCAGCTGCCGCGTCGTTGACGCTGATAATCGGGGTTCCGACGTCGACCGTCACCCCCTCCGGGACCAGCAGTTCGGCGACCATGCCGGCAAACGGGGAGGGCAGCTCGACGAGCGACTTGGCGGTCTCGATCTCGCAGATGACGTCATTGACGGCCACGGTGTCGCCGGCCTTGACCTTCCAGGAGACGATTTCGGCCTCGGTCAGCCCTTCGCCCACGTCGGGGAGGTTGAACTTGTGAAGAGTCATGGTGTCCTTGGTTGGAGATGGCGCAGGGTCAGTCAGGCGGTTCGGAATGCGTTTCAGTAGGAAAGGGCTCGCTCGAGTGCCTCAAGGATGCGGTCGATGTCCGGCAGGTAGTCTTCCTCCACCTTGGCCACGGGGTAGGGCATGTGGAAGCCCCCCACGCGGATGACCGGCGCCTCCAGCGAGTGGAAGGCCCGCTCGCTGATGCGTGCCGCGATCTCCCCGCCGATGCCGCCGAAAGTAGGAGCCTCGTGGGCCACGATCAGCCGGCCGGTCTTGTGGACGGAAGCCGTGACGGTGTCGAAGTCGATCGGCGAGATGGAGCGCAGGTCGATTACCTCGACGCTGTGGCCATCCTCGGCGGCGGCATTGGCCGCGGCGAGGGCCACGGGCACCAGCGGGCCGTAGACCACCACCGTGGCATCCGTTCCCTCGCGCAGCACATGCGCCTTGAACGGGTCCTCGGAGGTTCCGGGGGATTCGGTGTCCACCTCGCCCTTGAGCCAGTAGCGGCGCTTGGGTTCGAAGACGATCACGGGGTCCTGGCAGTCGACGGCCTGCTGGATCATCCAATACGCGTCGTGCGGGTTGGACGGGGTGATGATGCGCAGGCCCGCGGTGTGGGCGAATAGCGCCTCCGGTGACTCCGAGTGGTGCTCAATGGAGCCGATGCCGCCGCCGTAAGGGATCCGGATGACCACCGGCACGGTCAGGTTGCCGTTGCTGCGCGAATGCATCTTGGCCAGCTGCGTGGTGATCTGGTTGAAGCCGGGGAAGACGAAGCCGTCGAACTGGATCTCGCAGACGGGCAGGTAGCCGCGCAGGGCCAGGCCGATGGCGGTGCCGATGATGCCGGACTCCGCCAGCGGCGTGTCCACGACGCGGTCCGCGCCGAACTCGGCGAGGAGACCGTCGGTGACCCGGTAGACACCGCCCAGGGCTCCGATGTCCTCACCCATCAGCAGCGACCGGGGGTTGCTGCCCAACGTGGCGCGGAGGCCCTCATTGATGGCCTTGGCTATGGTCATGGTGGTCATCAGTTGGCCGCCCCTGTTTCTGCGTCGGCAGGTTCCGCCTCGTCGGCGAACCCTGCGCTGTACTCCTCGAACCAGGCCAGCTCCTCGGCCACCAGCGGGTGCGCCTCCACGTAGGTGTTGGCGAAGGCGGTCCGGATGTCCGGGGTTTCCAGGTCGTGGGTGGTCTTGCGGACGTAAGCGGCGAGGTCGTCGCCGTCCGCCTTGACCTGGGCAAAGAACGCGTCGTCCGCGAGTCCTTCTGCCCTGAGATACTTCTCCAGCCGGTCGAGCGGGTCCTTCGCCCTCCAGAGGCTTTCCTCGGCCGACTCCCGGTACTTGGTCGGGTCATCCGCCGTGGTGTGCGCCCCGACGCGGTAGGTGAACGCCTCGATCAGCACGGGACCCTTGCCCTCCCGGGCGCGCTCGAGTGCCCACTCCGTCACCGCGTGCACCGCGATCACGTCGTTGCCGTCGACCCGAATGCCGGGGAAGCCGTACCCCTTGGCACGGTTGGACAGCGGAATCCGCGTCTGCACCGAGCTGGGCACCGAGATGGCCCAGTGGTTGTTCTGGCAGAAGAATACGACGGGTGCATTGTAGGAGGAGGCGAACACCATGGATTCATGGACGTCCCCCTCCGAGCTGGCACCGTCCCCGAAGTAGACCACGACGGCGGCCTTCGGCTCGGTCGGCTGGCCCGCGGTCCCATCCGGCTGCGCGGCAGCGAGCTTCTGGTCGCGCTGGATGCCCATCGCGTAGCCGACCGCGTGCGGGGTCTGCGCAGCGAGGACCAGCGTGTAGAGGTGGAAGTTGGTGTCCTTCGGGTTCCAGCCGCCGTTGGAGACGCCGCGGAACTGGCGCAGCAGTTCGGCGAGGTCGACGTTGCGGGTCAGCGCCACACCGTGCTCACGGTACGTGGGGAAGATATAGTCCTGGGGCTGGCTTGCCCGGCCGGAACCGATCTGCGCCGCCTCCTGGCCGGTCAACGGGACCCAGAGGGCAAGCTGGCCCTGGCGCTGGAGGGCGGTGGCTTCCACATCAAAGCGGCGGATCTTTGCCATG
Encoded here:
- a CDS encoding dihydrolipoamide acetyltransferase family protein translates to MTLHKFNLPDVGEGLTEAEIVSWKVKAGDTVAVNDVICEIETAKSLVELPSPFAGMVAELLVPEGVTVDVGTPIISVNDAAAADAGTAPAAPAAAPVVDQPLYGKLEEDAPDAGEPAGRPAGGPLVGSGPKADAAKRRRRVSSTPAPKPPAPAPATAGSGPAAAPVSPAQLAVPAEGIDPRPTLGGAITGLVNRVLAKPPVRKIARDLGIDLSDVVPTGARGEVTREDLVSYQAQRDAEVDKADSFWGKTGRPQDQRIERIPVKGVRKATAKAMVESAFSAPHVSIFVDVDASRTMEFVKRLKASRDFEGIKVSPLLILAKAVIWAAARNPSVNATWVDNPEGSDSAEIQVKHFMNLGIAAATPRGLMVPNIKNAQDLSLKELALALNELATTARAGKTQPAQMQGGTLTVTNIGALGIDTGTPIINPGEVAIVAFGTIKQKPWVLDGEVIPRWITTLGGSFDHRVVDGDLSARFMADVASILEEPALLLD
- a CDS encoding LysR substrate-binding domain-containing protein — protein: METRHLKYFIAVAEERHFGRAALRLHMAQPPLSQQIRQLEEQLGTPLLIRTTRKVELTPAGQVLLDRGRVLLQELGALEEDVQQVGAGATGVLRVGFTGTATYRLMPSIVQAARRTLPGLRITVQGEMLTPQMEAALEDGRLDVAVLRPPVRSGAVALKLLEQDQLVAALPADSALAEKGSLELSELAGQDFIGYPSYSAVSTISLDACRKAGFQPHLVQEARETSTLLSLVAAGMGIALVPMTSRMFSFQGVVFRPLRNPPPVDLAVAWNRNSETKLLLNFLRLFDTLPASQADQPDVQQPIIPPETPSPPVAAAVKETPRED
- a CDS encoding mandelate racemase/muconate lactonizing enzyme family protein, translating into MKIERIEAIPYAIPYARPLKFASGEVTSAEHVLIRIHTDTGICGVADTPPRPYTYGETQDSIVSVVTKVFAPQLIGLDPLDRSKVQRLLRRTIHNATAKGALDIALWDLIGISLGTPVHKLLGGFTDSMRVSHMLGFKPAADLLDEALRFRETYGINTFKLKTGRRPLSLDVEACHVLREGLGEDAEIYLDANRGWTANEAMEVLRRTEGLGLSMLEEPCEAGEAMGRRRLVQHSSIPIVGDESVPTLGDVSRELLSGGSNAICIKTARSGFTEAAQILGLCEGLGVDVTMGNQIDTQVGSLATVTFGAAFEASSRRAGELSNYLDMTDDLLAEPLQITNGAIRVREVPGVGAAIDADKLRTYRQD
- the catC gene encoding muconolactone Delta-isomerase, translated to MLYLVRMDVNIPLDMPKESADAIKAEEREYSQQLQRDGRWAHLWRVVGEYSNYSVFDVADNDELHSLLSGLPLFPYMDIKVTPLAKHPSAVE
- the pdhA gene encoding pyruvate dehydrogenase (acetyl-transferring) E1 component subunit alpha — its product is MGATHLPATEFDGTGLDDQREAEAEARLGSPAEPMVQLLAPDGTLGTDPVFSEYAERLDPDKLRGFYADMAKIRRFDVEATALQRQGQLALWVPLTGQEAAQIGSGRASQPQDYIFPTYREHGVALTRNVDLAELLRQFRGVSNGGWNPKDTNFHLYTLVLAAQTPHAVGYAMGIQRDQKLAAAQPDGTAGQPTEPKAAVVVYFGDGASSEGDVHESMVFASSYNAPVVFFCQNNHWAISVPSSVQTRIPLSNRAKGYGFPGIRVDGNDVIAVHAVTEWALERAREGKGPVLIEAFTYRVGAHTTADDPTKYRESAEESLWRAKDPLDRLEKYLRAEGLADDAFFAQVKADGDDLAAYVRKTTHDLETPDIRTAFANTYVEAHPLVAEELAWFEEYSAGFADEAEPADAETGAAN
- a CDS encoding 1,6-dihydroxycyclohexa-2,4-diene-1-carboxylate dehydrogenase, with product MRFTDKVVVVTGAAQGIGAVVAQKIAAEGGTVVLADRSELVREVCAELTAGGVQARYFLCDLETHAGASGLMAYAVAEFGRIDILINNVGGTIWVKPFEHYQVEEIEAEVRRSLFPTLWCCHAVLPYMAERQAGVIVNVSSIATRSINRVPYAASKGGVNALTASLAFEAASKGIRVVATAPGGTEAPPRKVARNPNAQSAQEKVWYQQIVDQTTESTLLKRYGTLEEQAAPILFMASDDASYITGVVLPVGGGDQG
- a CDS encoding alpha-ketoacid dehydrogenase subunit beta, producing the protein MTTMTIAKAINEGLRATLGSNPRSLLMGEDIGALGGVYRVTDGLLAEFGADRVVDTPLAESGIIGTAIGLALRGYLPVCEIQFDGFVFPGFNQITTQLAKMHSRSNGNLTVPVVIRIPYGGGIGSIEHHSESPEALFAHTAGLRIITPSNPHDAYWMIQQAVDCQDPVIVFEPKRRYWLKGEVDTESPGTSEDPFKAHVLREGTDATVVVYGPLVPVALAAANAAAEDGHSVEVIDLRSISPIDFDTVTASVHKTGRLIVAHEAPTFGGIGGEIAARISERAFHSLEAPVIRVGGFHMPYPVAKVEEDYLPDIDRILEALERALSY
- a CDS encoding MFS transporter: MTKLAYNVQDVIDNTPMGFRRWSIVVLCFVIALLDGFDTQSIAFIGPAIAEDFGLQATDMTWVITASTVGMCVGAMSLGTFGDRIGRKKTILLALTLFGVFSLAGGFAQSLEQIVVLRFLIGLGMGGATPALLALTAEFSPKSRRGTFMTLVLLGLPGGALLGGLVAAAWLPVMGWRGIFLIGGVLPLAMVLVCIKMLSESPVFLATKGTPAADAQARQIMAAVSGSPVSPDVVMVTHDKKEGRGSVAALFSAKYRMVTIAVFATYLLNWIAWYLLLLWMPTALKTLGLAGPQAAMGTVTVNGAFILFAIPLSIILPKVNPRKLLLVMFGAGIVIALGLGLAGSNFALVFILIGLAGFGIGGQQLALNYLIANAYPTQLRATATGWGIGIGRLGSIVGSALGGIILTGFGASGYFMTLAVPLVLAGLATLMVRSTAPKAEIQPTTAASLEREAAS
- the catA gene encoding catechol 1,2-dioxygenase, producing the protein MTTETQATAAASGAGATARFRENKHRAAGTSQERVSALAGRLVKAVNDIVLDEKVTYDEYNAFKAWLISVGETGEWPLFLDVWVEHSVEEVANSNRHGSKGSIEGPYYIPDAPSQNTPATLPMRDDEPGTPLLFQGQVKNVDGQPLAGALIELWHADDLGFYSQFAPGLPEWNLRGSIIADAQGNFQINTIQPAPYQIPTDGACGALIAAAGWHAWRPAHLHLKVSAPGHQLITTQLYFEGDEHVSDDIASAVKPELVLAPTERADGKGREVTYDFTLDPED